From the Clostridiales bacterium FE2011 genome, one window contains:
- a CDS encoding phosphatidate cytidylyltransferase has translation MKQRFITGLLLSAFLAINLWLPNWCMALATLVCICFAIWEEYHALATAGHHVVSWPTWIIVGVSLPLTWLFGVKVIVPLLAAGLFMMITVILFRKGQEPELTDLSMSALPLLTVALPGLSLVALSLIPDQKAVEVVLLCLTFAVPLLGDVFALFVGSAIGGPKFCPAVSPKKTIAGSVGGMAGSVIAAMAVYGLSVAFCDAPTLAKLPVWWHYLILGFLGGIAGQIGDLFASLVKRHSGIKDFSNLFPGHGGMLDRLDSVLFMAVLMYCYLMFK, from the coding sequence ATGAAACAAAGATTTATTACGGGTTTGCTGCTGAGTGCTTTCCTGGCGATTAATCTGTGGCTGCCGAACTGGTGCATGGCGCTGGCGACGCTTGTCTGTATCTGCTTTGCGATCTGGGAAGAATATCACGCGCTGGCAACCGCGGGACATCATGTGGTCTCCTGGCCGACCTGGATCATCGTGGGCGTATCGCTGCCGCTGACCTGGCTGTTCGGCGTAAAGGTGATTGTGCCGCTGCTGGCTGCGGGCCTGTTTATGATGATTACCGTGATCCTGTTCCGGAAGGGACAGGAGCCTGAACTGACAGACCTGAGCATGAGCGCGCTGCCGCTGCTGACGGTAGCGCTGCCCGGACTGAGCCTGGTGGCCCTGAGCCTGATCCCGGACCAGAAAGCAGTGGAAGTTGTGCTGCTATGCCTGACTTTTGCGGTGCCTCTGCTCGGAGATGTGTTTGCCCTGTTTGTGGGCAGCGCGATTGGCGGACCGAAGTTTTGCCCGGCTGTCAGCCCAAAGAAGACGATCGCCGGAAGCGTCGGCGGCATGGCGGGCAGCGTGATTGCCGCGATGGCGGTGTACGGACTGAGCGTAGCGTTCTGCGACGCTCCGACCCTGGCCAAGCTGCCTGTCTGGTGGCATTACCTGATTTTGGGCTTCCTGGGCGGCATTGCCGGTCAGATCGGCGACCTGTTTGCCAGCCTGGTGAAGCGTCACAGCGGAATCAAGGATTTCTCCAACCTGTTCCCGGGACACGGTGGTATGCTGGACCGGCTGGACAGCGTGCTGTTTATGGCAGTACTTATGTACTGTTATCTGATGTTTAAATAA
- a CDS encoding isoprenyl transferase: MKLKTALSLALKKPPRTSDEFEKLPKHVAIIMDGNGRWAKKHKLNVSRGHRQGTETLREIIRHTDDLGIGALSLYAFSTENWNRSEEEVAALMQLILDFFASEIDELDAKNVRILILGDKGGLPEKQRETLIEAENRTRKNTGLRLNIAVNYGGRAELVMAAKEIATLVRNGDIRAEEITEQTISDHLYTRGQPDVDLLIRTSGEQRLSNFLLYQNAYAEFVFPTVLWPDFTVHDYDQALDAFAHRNRRFGGRV; the protein is encoded by the coding sequence ATGAAGCTGAAGACAGCACTGTCCCTGGCACTGAAGAAACCGCCGAGGACATCGGATGAATTTGAAAAGCTGCCGAAGCATGTGGCCATTATCATGGACGGTAACGGCCGCTGGGCAAAGAAACATAAGCTGAATGTATCCCGAGGCCATCGGCAGGGAACGGAAACCCTGCGGGAAATTATCCGCCATACGGATGACCTGGGGATCGGGGCGCTGAGCCTGTATGCCTTTTCCACGGAAAACTGGAACCGGTCTGAAGAGGAAGTGGCTGCACTGATGCAGCTGATCCTGGATTTCTTTGCTTCTGAGATTGATGAACTGGACGCGAAAAACGTCCGGATCCTGATTCTCGGTGACAAGGGAGGACTGCCGGAAAAACAGCGGGAAACGCTGATTGAAGCGGAAAACCGGACCCGGAAAAACACGGGGCTGCGGCTGAATATCGCGGTGAATTATGGCGGCCGGGCTGAACTGGTGATGGCGGCGAAGGAGATTGCCACACTGGTACGGAACGGTGACATCCGGGCAGAAGAGATTACGGAGCAGACGATTTCCGATCATCTGTACACCCGGGGACAGCCGGACGTGGATCTGCTGATCCGGACCAGCGGAGAACAGCGGCTGAGCAACTTCCTGCTGTACCAGAACGCATACGCGGAGTTTGTTTTCCCGACAGTGCTGTGGCCGGACTTCACCGTGCATGACTATGACCAGGCGCTGGACGCGTTTGCGCACCGGAATAGAAGGTTTGGAGGAAGAGTATAA
- the frr gene encoding ribosome recycling factor: MLQDVINTAKEKMKKSCEVYERDMMSLRAGRANPQLLDRIMVDYYGTPTPINQIGNISSPEPRLLVIAPWEAKMIPQVEKAIQKSDLGLNPSNDGKLIRLVFPELNEERRKDLTKVASKGAEDTKVAIRSIRRDAIEQIKKLKKNSEITEDDQRDAEEDMQKITDKAVKEVDDIFAKKEKEIMEV; encoded by the coding sequence ATGCTTCAGGACGTTATCAATACAGCGAAAGAAAAAATGAAGAAATCCTGCGAGGTATACGAGCGGGACATGATGAGTCTGCGCGCCGGCCGTGCGAATCCGCAGCTGCTGGACCGGATTATGGTGGACTACTACGGAACGCCGACCCCCATTAACCAGATCGGCAACATCTCCTCTCCGGAACCCCGGCTGCTGGTGATTGCCCCCTGGGAAGCCAAAATGATTCCCCAGGTGGAGAAAGCCATCCAGAAGAGTGACCTGGGACTGAATCCGTCCAACGACGGCAAACTGATCCGCCTGGTTTTCCCGGAACTGAACGAGGAACGCCGTAAGGATCTGACCAAGGTTGCGTCCAAAGGCGCGGAAGATACCAAGGTGGCTATCCGCTCCATCCGTCGTGACGCGATTGAGCAGATCAAGAAGCTGAAGAAGAACAGCGAGATCACCGAAGACGATCAGCGGGACGCCGAAGAAGATATGCAGAAGATTACGGACAAGGCCGTCAAGGAAGTCGACGATATCTTCGCCAAGAAAGAAAAGGAAATCATGGAAGTCTGA
- a CDS encoding ABC-2 family transporter protein, whose amino-acid sequence MNTLRLYRRSMAMLIKSQLQYPVSFLMQTLAQLVMEGGELLAVILLIDRFDHLNQWGPGDLYFFFGLMSVSFYLTEIFGRGLTGNFPSMVRNGQLDTILLRPRGILTQVLCSAADPRRIACIAVGTVSLMIGSRMAAIGWTLTKVLLLAESIFFSFWLILGLFMIEAIMSIHSVKSVELANTLTYGGRSACEYPSDIYPRPLRILFTVVAPFALVMHVPASFILGKPLFGWPEWAAFLTPFAGLVLFFIMYMLFRKAMRFYRSTGS is encoded by the coding sequence ATGAACACACTTCGTTTGTACAGACGCTCCATGGCTATGCTGATCAAAAGCCAGCTGCAGTATCCGGTCTCCTTCCTGATGCAGACCCTGGCCCAGCTGGTAATGGAAGGCGGGGAACTGCTGGCGGTGATCCTGCTGATTGACCGTTTTGATCACCTGAACCAGTGGGGTCCCGGAGACCTGTATTTCTTCTTCGGGCTGATGTCAGTCTCTTTTTACCTGACAGAGATTTTCGGACGGGGATTGACGGGAAACTTTCCGTCCATGGTGCGGAACGGTCAGCTGGATACGATCCTGCTGAGACCCAGGGGAATCCTGACACAGGTGCTTTGCAGCGCGGCGGATCCCCGGCGGATTGCCTGCATTGCGGTGGGAACTGTCAGCCTTATGATCGGAAGCCGGATGGCTGCGATTGGCTGGACGCTGACCAAGGTTCTGCTGCTGGCGGAATCCATCTTCTTCAGCTTCTGGCTGATCCTGGGTTTGTTCATGATTGAAGCGATCATGAGCATACACAGCGTCAAGTCTGTGGAGCTGGCAAACACGCTGACCTACGGCGGACGCAGCGCCTGCGAATACCCTTCCGACATTTATCCGAGGCCGCTGCGGATTCTGTTCACGGTGGTGGCTCCTTTTGCACTGGTGATGCATGTGCCGGCATCCTTTATCCTGGGGAAACCGCTGTTCGGCTGGCCGGAGTGGGCCGCATTCCTGACTCCGTTTGCGGGACTGGTACTGTTTTTCATCATGTACATGCTGTTCCGGAAAGCGATGAGGTTTTACCGTTCGACGGGAAGCTGA
- a CDS encoding ABC-2 family transporter protein, with product METQYRGAVLGGLICQMFFGLILVAIYRAMYAGKPQVLPLSHVTTYVWLQQAFFRMLLASDPELMDKIRTGAIAYDLCRPLHLYGYYYARILAQKLTGSVLRALPMLVFAALLPEGWGLCLPASVPALLAALLALILGLLCVSALENITMGFTMRTLDPRGMQGMLNLLMITLSGNLLPLTLFPDSWQRVITLLPYAQLLDAPIRLYTGEYALSKAPEVLLIQLVWTGILALAGCAFWNKNQRKLIIQGG from the coding sequence ATGGAGACGCAGTACCGGGGAGCGGTGCTGGGCGGGCTGATCTGCCAGATGTTCTTCGGATTGATCCTGGTGGCGATTTACCGGGCGATGTATGCCGGGAAACCGCAGGTGCTGCCGCTGAGCCATGTGACGACATATGTGTGGCTGCAGCAGGCTTTTTTCAGGATGCTGCTGGCAAGCGATCCGGAACTGATGGACAAGATCCGCACGGGAGCGATTGCCTATGACCTGTGCAGGCCGCTGCACCTGTACGGTTATTACTATGCACGGATTCTGGCGCAGAAGCTGACCGGGAGTGTATTGCGGGCACTGCCTATGCTGGTGTTTGCTGCACTGCTGCCGGAGGGATGGGGATTGTGCCTCCCTGCGTCTGTTCCGGCACTGCTGGCGGCATTGCTGGCGCTGATACTCGGATTGCTGTGCGTTTCCGCACTGGAAAACATCACGATGGGGTTTACCATGCGGACGCTGGATCCCCGGGGAATGCAGGGAATGCTGAACCTGCTGATGATTACCCTGTCCGGCAATCTCCTGCCGTTGACGCTTTTCCCGGACAGCTGGCAGCGGGTGATTACCCTGCTGCCCTATGCCCAGCTGCTGGACGCTCCGATCCGGCTGTATACCGGAGAATATGCGCTGAGCAAGGCACCGGAGGTGCTGCTGATCCAGTTGGTGTGGACGGGCATTCTGGCATTGGCGGGCTGCGCTTTCTGGAACAAAAACCAGCGGAAACTGATTATACAGGGAGGTTGA
- a CDS encoding ATP-binding cassette domain-containing protein, which produces MSYIFVDHLCKSFVVRKKREKGSLLREKETVHALQDVSFEIEKGELVGYIGPNGAGKSTTVKILSGILVPESGTVTVGGRVPWENRKEHVSHIGVVFGQRTQLWWDVPLLDSYSLLKDIYRVPEASYQKRLDELTEALQLGDLLRTPLRLLSLGQRMRAELCGSLLHSPELLYLDEPTIGLDAVSKLALRDFLRWENAEKGTTILLTTHDMEDIVALCSRVMVLGHGSKLYDGGLQELLSQYDTTKTVQVEEHQNIDQVIAAMYKNLGL; this is translated from the coding sequence ATGAGCTATATTTTTGTCGACCATCTTTGCAAGTCTTTTGTTGTACGCAAAAAACGGGAGAAGGGTTCTTTGCTGCGCGAAAAAGAAACTGTGCACGCGCTGCAGGACGTTTCCTTTGAAATCGAAAAAGGGGAGCTGGTAGGATATATCGGGCCGAACGGCGCCGGCAAGTCCACAACAGTCAAGATCCTCTCCGGCATCCTTGTGCCGGAAAGCGGAACGGTGACGGTGGGCGGAAGAGTTCCCTGGGAGAACCGGAAGGAGCATGTGAGCCACATCGGCGTGGTGTTCGGCCAGCGGACGCAGCTGTGGTGGGATGTGCCGCTGCTGGACAGCTACTCCCTGCTGAAGGACATCTACCGGGTTCCGGAAGCCAGCTATCAAAAACGGCTGGATGAACTGACAGAAGCATTGCAGCTGGGAGACCTTCTGCGGACTCCACTGCGGCTGCTGAGCCTGGGCCAGCGGATGCGGGCAGAGCTTTGCGGCAGCCTGCTGCACAGTCCGGAACTGCTGTACCTGGATGAACCGACCATCGGACTGGACGCGGTGAGTAAGCTGGCGCTTCGGGACTTCCTGCGGTGGGAGAACGCGGAAAAGGGAACCACCATCCTGCTGACGACGCACGACATGGAAGATATCGTGGCTCTGTGTTCCCGGGTCATGGTGCTGGGACACGGCAGCAAACTGTATGACGGCGGACTGCAGGAGCTGTTGTCGCAGTATGACACGACCAAGACCGTGCAGGTGGAAGAACATCAGAATATTGATCAGGTTATTGCGGCGATGTACAAAAACTTAGGACTTTAA